TACTACCGCATGCGCAAACACGCTCCTCGCAGAAGGTTTCTGTCCTTTGGTCTCCACTTCGGTCCATTTTTGAGTAGCGGGATTAAAGTAGTGAACAAGATCAGACTCGTAGTCGTTCATCCCATTAGGATCAGGCGAAGTCGCAAACCCGTAAATCACCCAAATCTTTCCTTGCACCACAGCGAATCCAGCTCCACCTCTTTTCTCGAACTTCTCAAACTGCACTCCAGGATCTGGTAGCTGAACCCATTTCCCAGCAGCAATGTTATAGGCCTCGATCGTCCTGAAACGCACAGGGGTTTTGTTCGTCCCACCTTTGCTCACTCCACCGAACACATACACATGGTTTTGATCGGAAGCCATCGAATGGTAAGTGCGGGCCTCAGGTCCTCCCTCTTCATCGAGCTTCGTCAGGAACTTCCACTCCTTTTTCACGGTATCGTATGAATAAAAGTCCTCAAATTGTTTATTCTCATCGCGGCCTCCGAAGAGATAGAGCTTAGTTCCAACAGCCACCATGCGGGTGCCCAAGGCCTTGACGTTAGGAACGTCTCCCTTGGCTGGAGCGATTGACCAAGTGTGAGTGTTGAAGTCAAAGACGTAAAGGTCTTTGTCGATGGAAATGTTTGGGGTCAGCTCCCCGCCGAAAGAATAGAGCTTGTCTCCAACCACAGCTATGCCGTGTGAGCTTCTTGGTCCAGGTCCTTGTCCTCCTCTCTGCTGCACCTGTTCATTAGTGACCACGGTATTATGAACCAGTTGCCAGTTAATTATTTCAAATACTTTTTTTTTTCTTAAATATTTCAAATACTTGACAGGTATCAGGGATATTTGAAAAACCACCGACACCCCTCTTCAGGACGAATACATAGCTCACTTAGAGCCCCTCAGTGGTGTTACCCAAATAAGAATACTTACAAAAATTGTATTTTGATTTTTTAAGTATTATTTTTTTTTTCTTTTTCAGATAAAAAAAAAAATCAACCAATCGCAGGTCGTCACATGTCGTGGGAACCCGCAAATAGAGCAATGATTCACTAAAAAAGAATCCTTATTTAAGAATTTTAATTATTGAATCCTTAACTTTTGGTGGGATCCACTGATTATTAAATTATTTTTTCCCTAAGGACTCCCACTTAAGGATTCTCCTTGCAGATGCTCTAAATTTAATATATTATAAACCTACATACTGAGTTTGACAAAAAAAAAAAAAAAAAAACCTACATACTGATTTTTTTTTTCCCGTTAACCTACAAAATTATAAATTTTAGGGAAAGTAAAATAACCTTTAATCCTCAATTAGTTAATTTAATTACCTTGATCCACTCGCCTTGCAAAGTCGGAGCCATATAGCTACGATATTCAATCTTTTTGTATTTGTTTGTGCCTCCTCTTCTTTCACTAGTAATCTATTTATAGGCTAAAATTTCAGGTGCGAAAAATTATTTTAATAATTGTGTGGTGCTTTCAAAATTATTATATTCTAATTCTTGTATTTCAGAATACCACAATATATTTTTTAAGCAAGAAAATTACCACAAAGATATTCCAAGAAAATTTATATTCAATTTCTCAGAATAAGTACTATCTCATTTGTCAACGTAAGAGTTCTAATTTTCTTATATTTACATAGTGGTACTCTGGGAGAGCAAAATATGTAAAGCGAGTTTACCAATTTTAAATTTCAAGGAACATCCAATAACTGATAATAAGTACAGTTAATTAACACAGCCGGGTTTAATGAAAATTTGACATCAACTGTTTTTTTTTCCGTGTCGAACGGCTATTCTATTACTCAAACTTGAGGTGGTCTGGGTAGCCAGACCGGAACAGAACAACCAATAAAATGTAACTTCCTATAGAAGGATCTATCTGTTTTAGCTAAAAAGTCTGAAATCTGATTATGCACTCGTGGAACATAAGAGATATTCAAATCCGAAAAGCATATCTGTAGCGTCTCTATCCTCTCCA
This genomic interval from Brassica oleracea var. oleracea cultivar TO1000 chromosome C2, BOL, whole genome shotgun sequence contains the following:
- the LOC106325105 gene encoding epithiospecifier protein-like, producing the protein MAPTLQGEWIKVQQRGGQGPGPRSSHGIAVVGDKLYSFGGELTPNISIDKDLYVFDFNTHTWSIAPAKGDVPNVKALGTRMVAVGTKLYLFGGRDENKQFEDFYSYDTVKKEWKFLTKLDEEGGPEARTYHSMASDQNHVYVFGGVSKGGTNKTPVRFRTIEAYNIAAGKWVQLPDPGVQFEKFEKRGGAGFAVVQGKIWVIYGFATSPDPNGMNDYESDLVHYFNPATQKWTEVETKGQKPSARSVFAHAVVGKYILIFGGETWPDPRAHLGPGTLSSEGFALNTETLVWEKFGGGNEPGQLGWPAYTAATIYGKIGLLMHGGKRPTNNRTDEMYFYAVNRA